AACGACGTCAGCGATGGCCGCCGCAAGGTGTGTCGTGCGCTGACGGAGCGAGTCGCGCGTCTCGTGCAGGGCGCGGGTAACGGGGGGTTCGGGGCCGCGCAGGGTGGCTTCGAGAGCGGCGAGCGTCAGCTTGTCGACGCGCATCGCGCGGGCCATCGGGTGGCGGCGGACGCGTTCCACGGCGTCGGCGTCGCCGAGAACGAGCCCCGCTTGCGGCCCGCCGAGTAGCTTGTCGCCGCTCGCGGTGACGACCGTCGCGCCATCGCGCAGCCAGCTCGTCGCGTCGGGCTCGTCGGGCAGCACCCGTTCGGGGGCGAGCAGGCCGCTGCCGACGTCCGCGATGACGGGGACGCCGAGCGCCGCGAGATCGCGCACGCCTGGCACCCCGGCGAACCCTTCGACGCGATAGTTGCTCGTGTGGATCTTGAGCACGGCGCCCACCCGGCGGCCGTGACGTTCGGCGTCGACGATGGCGTTCTCGTAGTCGCGCAGATGCGTGCGATTCGTCATGCCTACCTCGACGAGCCGGGCCCCGGCCGACTGCAGCAACTCGGGCAGACGGAAGCCGTCGCCTATCTCGATGAGTTCGCCGCGGCTGACGAGGACGTCCGTGTCCCCGGCGATCGCGAGGCAGGCGAGCAGCAGTGCCGCCGCGCCGTTGTTGACGACCAGTGCGCCGCCCGCGTCCGGCACCCGCTCCTGGAGCGCGTCGAGCGTTGCGCGGCCGCGCTTGGCGCGCGTGGCAGTGACGGGGTCGAACTCGACGTCGACGTACCCCGCAGCGCGACCGAGCGCCTCGACCGCGGCGTCGCTGAGAGGCGCGCGCCCGATGTTGGTGTGCACGACGACGCCCGTTGCGTTGAGGATCGCTCGCAGGGTGATGGCCGACTCGGGCAGGCGCAATGCGATGGCCGCGTCGATGCCGTCGGGGCTGATGGTGCCCGCGCGGACGTCGGCCTGGGCAGAGACGATGGCGCGCTTCACAGCGTCGCGTCCGAGCGCGCCTACCTCGTCGGCGAAGCGTGCGAGGAGCTCGTCGGTGCGCGGGATGCGTCGACGTGGGTCGTCGCTCGTGGCCATCGTTCCTCCAGGTCGAGTGCTGATGCGCCCCAACCTATCGGGCAGGTCTGACAATCCTGCGCAGCAACGGTTTTCACGCCCTTCGCCGCTCCGGCGCACTCATGGCTCGAGTGACCCTCCGTGGCGCGTCGCTCCGAGCCGCGGCGGCGAGCCCACGCGGCCGGAAGAGGGGCCAACGACGACACATGCGAGAAGCCCCCCAGCTCGCGGGGCCCTGAGACTTGCGGAGGCGGACAGGAATCGAACCTGCCAAACCGAGATGCTCGGTTTCACCGGTTTTGAAGACCGGGGGGCCCACCAGGAACCCGGACGCCTCCCTTGGTGCGTGTCAATCATAGGGGCGCTGGAGTCGTGGGTGCGCCGGGGCGATGGGCGGGCGGGGTCCGCGCGGCGTACCCGTCGGGGTCGTTGTCAGGGGTACGGCGTAGGGTCGGATGCATGGAGTCGATACGTCTGACGCAGTACGCCCATGGTGGCGGGTGCGCGTGCAAGATCCCGCCCGGCGAGCTCGAGGAGGCGGTGAAGCACCTCGTGGGGCAGCCAAATCCGAGTGTCATCGTCGGCCTCGACGACGGTGACGACGCAGCCGCCGTGCGCGTCGGCGAGCAGGCGGTGCTCTCGACGGCTGACTTCTTCACCCCTGTCGTCGACGACGCGTACGACTTCGGTCGCATCGCGGCCGCGAACGCGCTCAGCGACATCTACGCGATGGGCGGCACCCCCGTCGTCGCCATCAACCTCGTCGGCTGGCCGCGCGACGTGCTCGGCCTCGACATCATGGCCGAGGTGCTCCGAGGCGGCGCCGACGTCGGTGCGCAGGCGAACTGCCCCGTCATCGGCGGCCATTCGATCGACGATCCGGAGCCCAAGTTCGGCATGGCCGTCACCGGCATCGCTGACCCGGGCAAGCTCATGCGCAACGACGCCGCCGAGGCGGGCCTGCCCATCTCCCTGACGAAGCCGCTCGGCGTCGGTGTGCTCAACAACAAGCACAAGTCGACGGGCGAGGTTTTCCCGCAGGCCATCGAGGTGATGACGACGCTCAACCGCGACGCGTCGATCGCCGCCGTCGCGGCGGGTGTCAAGGCGGCGACAGACGTCACCGGTTTCGGTCTGCTCGGCCACCTGTGGAAGATGTGCCGCGCCTCGGGCGTTCGCGCCGAGATCGACTCCGCTGCCGTGCCGTACATCGAAGGCGCCCGCGACGCCGCAGCCGAGGGTTACGTCTCCGGCGGCACGCGTCGCAACCTCGACTGGGTGCGTGAGCACATCACCGCAGCCGACGGGATCGGCGAAGACGAACTGCTGCTGCTCGCGGACGCTCAGACGTCCGGCGGCCTCCTCGTCATCGGCGAGGTGCCCGGCGCGCCCGTGATCGGCCGCACCCTCCCCCTCGACGGCGGCGCCCCCGGCATCAGCGTGCGCTGACTCGAACAGCACAGCTGCACGAGAAATGCGCATCTGCACGGGTATCAGCAGTCACGATCCCGGTGCAGATGCGCATTTCTCGTGTACAGACCCGGCCAGCCGACGAGCCGACCCGCCAGACACGCGAGCGCTCAGAGGTTGACGGGCTTGCCGTCCGGGCCAGGCAGCGGTCGGCGCCCATCCGCGGTGCGGGGGGCGTCATCCGCCGAGGCCAGCCGCGGGCCTGTCGTGATGTTCTCCGTCCCGCCACGCGCGTCGAGGCGGCGGCGCTGCGGCCCCATCGTGTACTTCGGGTCCTTCGCCGATTCCATGCCGGCTTCGAACACCGCGAAGCGTGTGCACACCGAGCCTGCGACGAAGCAGGCCCCGGAGACGACGGACGCCACGCGCGAGCGTCGCGCGAACAGCGCCGTCCCGACGAACCCGGCGACGTTGAGCGCCATGCTCGCCTTGTTGAGCTTGCCGGCAGTACCGTGGTGCAGCGGCTCGCCGACGCCCTCGGCGTCGAGGTGCTTCTCGAGACGATTGAGCACGCCGAGGTCGACGGCCGACCCGATGAGCGCTAGCGCCCGGGCGGGGCCAGCCTTCTCGACTGGCGTCCACATCATCGCGTTGCCGCTCGCCGCGGCCGATGCTGAACCGCCGAACACAAACGGCAGGTACAGCCGCGACTCGTGCCACGTCGGCGTCGACGTGTTCGACAGCAGCACCGCCGTGTACGTCGCCAGCGGCGCCGCCATCGACGCACCGAGCGCGACGAATCCCGGTTCGGTGACGCCGAGCATCTTCTCGACGCCGACGAGTGCCCCGTTGACGCGCAACCCGGCGTCACGACGACCCGCAGCACGCGACTGCCGCCGCAACCACCGCGACCCCGGCACCTCGAGCGAGGACGCCGACGCGACCTCGCCTGCAGCCCCGGCCACGCGATCGAGCGCGCCGACCAGACCCGTCACGGTGCCGCTTCGCTTGAGCGGCAGCATCCGCAGCACCTCGAGGGCCGCGAGCGGCATCGCACCGCCGCTGAAACCGGAGAGGATCCACGTGCCCACCGACATCGGCGAGCTGAGCTTCGCCACGCGCATCATGTTGTAGAAGCGCTCCGGGCGACCCAGGTCGCCGATGAGCGACGCACCCGAGACGGCGACCGCAACGGCCGTCGTCAGGCGCGTCACGCGCTGCAGGGGTTCGTTGCCCGTCAGGTACGCGCCGGTCGCGAGCAGCTGAGAACCGCCCGCGAGGCCACCGAAGAACAGGTACGTCGGGATCGGCCATTCCCACGGCACGGGCTTGATGACGCCACGCCCGTAGTAGCTCTGGAACTCGACGTCCGGCACGAGCGCGCGCTCACCGCGGCCCTCGCGACCGTTCAGCCAGTCGGTCGGACGGCGACGCTTGCCGCCACGCCCGCCGCGACGGCGCCGCCCACCCTCGGGTTCAGGATCCCTATACGCATCAAGGGAATTCACGCTCACGCCACACCACCTCCGACGAACGCCAGCGCTGCTGCGGCCATCATTCCGCCGGCCGCCATCGCCATCCGCTTGTACGACTCCGGCAAGGTCTTCGACGG
This region of Dermacoccus nishinomiyaensis genomic DNA includes:
- the selD gene encoding selenide, water dikinase SelD translates to MESIRLTQYAHGGGCACKIPPGELEEAVKHLVGQPNPSVIVGLDDGDDAAAVRVGEQAVLSTADFFTPVVDDAYDFGRIAAANALSDIYAMGGTPVVAINLVGWPRDVLGLDIMAEVLRGGADVGAQANCPVIGGHSIDDPEPKFGMAVTGIADPGKLMRNDAAEAGLPISLTKPLGVGVLNNKHKSTGEVFPQAIEVMTTLNRDASIAAVAAGVKAATDVTGFGLLGHLWKMCRASGVRAEIDSAAVPYIEGARDAAAEGYVSGGTRRNLDWVREHITAADGIGEDELLLLADAQTSGGLLVIGEVPGAPVIGRTLPLDGGAPGISVR
- the nrfD gene encoding NrfD/PsrC family molybdoenzyme membrane anchor subunit, which encodes MSVNSLDAYRDPEPEGGRRRRGGRGGKRRRPTDWLNGREGRGERALVPDVEFQSYYGRGVIKPVPWEWPIPTYLFFGGLAGGSQLLATGAYLTGNEPLQRVTRLTTAVAVAVSGASLIGDLGRPERFYNMMRVAKLSSPMSVGTWILSGFSGGAMPLAALEVLRMLPLKRSGTVTGLVGALDRVAGAAGEVASASSLEVPGSRWLRRQSRAAGRRDAGLRVNGALVGVEKMLGVTEPGFVALGASMAAPLATYTAVLLSNTSTPTWHESRLYLPFVFGGSASAAASGNAMMWTPVEKAGPARALALIGSAVDLGVLNRLEKHLDAEGVGEPLHHGTAGKLNKASMALNVAGFVGTALFARRSRVASVVSGACFVAGSVCTRFAVFEAGMESAKDPKYTMGPQRRRLDARGGTENITTGPRLASADDAPRTADGRRPLPGPDGKPVNL
- the selA gene encoding L-seryl-tRNA(Sec) selenium transferase encodes the protein MATSDDPRRRIPRTDELLARFADEVGALGRDAVKRAIVSAQADVRAGTISPDGIDAAIALRLPESAITLRAILNATGVVVHTNIGRAPLSDAAVEALGRAAGYVDVEFDPVTATRAKRGRATLDALQERVPDAGGALVVNNGAAALLLACLAIAGDTDVLVSRGELIEIGDGFRLPELLQSAGARLVEVGMTNRTHLRDYENAIVDAERHGRRVGAVLKIHTSNYRVEGFAGVPGVRDLAALGVPVIADVGSGLLAPERVLPDEPDATSWLRDGATVVTASGDKLLGGPQAGLVLGDADAVERVRRHPMARAMRVDKLTLAALEATLRGPEPPVTRALHETRDSLRQRTTHLAAAIADVVPGAEVVDVIGRVGGGGAPGFELPSLAVALPEPFAEALRLGRPCVLARTALGRCLVDLRCVPASSDADVAAAIRAVAVGNEPGTPADDGGRA